From Acidobacteriota bacterium, a single genomic window includes:
- a CDS encoding winged helix-turn-helix domain-containing protein has protein sequence MFPSLNRIVGERGERLLEPKVMRVLQELARQAPEVVSRRALMDRVWPHEHVTEHVLSRCISELRKALADEARSPRYVETIRKGGYRLLCVPRQAEEHKVPSPGLACGTRSRYAGHLLWLALIVPVLAVALSFFFSWDPPRADGLRRGIPLTAYPGSELDPALSPDGDLLAFSWDGPGGDNFDIYLQRVGESSPRRLTDHAGEDKNPLFLNDGRIAFVRSAAGEEGIYAVDFEGEGGAGPGKVSETLLTRCNTGDIPDLALSSDGRYLYFSDLPAHGRPPSAVYRLDLQSGQRQPVTRPPEYAFGDRDLALSNDGKQLAFARAEVAGVEELFVTDLVSGRTRQLTFESESIMGLSWTPDDGRILFASSRDFVNLLWSVPADASGKASARSDLGGQLHDPYLSPASRRLVFEYKEFQSNIWSAQVQATGTVRFKETLAPSTRWDLAAAAASDGRVAFASTRSGYPALWTYSPVSGRTQRLTDPSVLPGRPSWSPDGERLVFSDRSTGQAELLQVSSAGGVPVRLTDSPHNEIAPSYSSDGRRIYFGSDQGGQWQLRVIDRQRREDGAVAASGGAIRGIESPDGKFLYFARHSRPGLWRKPLPEGPETLLTAGPAAGAWMEWTLGPGVLYYLEHTPTGSYLHSHRLGDGAQRVAIPGRLYQGGGMALTPAGDFLLTRLDRSESDILMAEWR, from the coding sequence GTGTTCCCTTCCTTGAACCGCATCGTCGGCGAGCGCGGAGAGCGCCTGCTCGAACCCAAGGTGATGCGTGTTTTGCAGGAGCTGGCCCGGCAGGCTCCCGAGGTGGTTTCGCGGCGGGCCCTGATGGATCGGGTATGGCCTCACGAGCACGTCACCGAGCATGTGCTCTCGCGCTGCATCTCGGAGTTGCGCAAGGCGCTGGCCGACGAGGCCCGTTCTCCCCGCTACGTAGAGACGATCCGCAAGGGCGGGTACCGCTTGCTATGCGTTCCCCGCCAAGCCGAGGAGCACAAAGTGCCTTCGCCCGGCCTTGCCTGCGGCACCAGGAGCAGGTACGCCGGCCATTTGCTCTGGCTGGCCCTGATCGTCCCCGTTTTGGCGGTGGCCTTGAGCTTCTTCTTCTCCTGGGACCCGCCGCGGGCAGACGGATTGCGGCGCGGCATTCCTCTGACGGCCTATCCCGGATCGGAACTGGACCCGGCGCTCTCGCCCGACGGCGACTTGCTGGCTTTCTCCTGGGACGGACCCGGCGGCGACAATTTCGATATCTACCTGCAACGGGTAGGGGAATCGTCGCCGCGTCGGCTCACCGACCATGCGGGCGAAGACAAGAACCCGTTGTTCTTGAACGACGGCAGAATCGCCTTTGTGCGCTCGGCAGCGGGCGAGGAAGGGATCTACGCCGTCGATTTTGAAGGTGAGGGCGGCGCCGGGCCGGGGAAGGTATCGGAGACCCTTCTGACCCGTTGCAATACGGGCGACATTCCCGATCTGGCCTTGTCGTCGGATGGCCGCTACCTTTACTTCTCCGACCTGCCCGCCCATGGGCGTCCGCCCTCGGCCGTCTATCGGCTTGATTTGCAAAGCGGGCAGCGGCAGCCCGTGACCCGTCCCCCGGAATACGCTTTCGGCGACCGCGACCTGGCGCTTTCCAACGATGGGAAGCAGTTGGCTTTCGCCCGGGCTGAGGTAGCCGGGGTGGAAGAGCTCTTCGTCACCGACCTGGTCTCCGGCCGCACCCGCCAATTGACTTTCGAGAGCGAGTCCATCATGGGACTCTCCTGGACCCCCGACGACGGCCGGATTCTCTTCGCCAGCAGCCGCGATTTCGTCAATTTGTTGTGGAGCGTCCCAGCCGACGCTTCCGGGAAGGCCAGCGCCCGCAGCGACTTGGGCGGACAACTGCACGATCCTTACCTGTCGCCGGCCTCACGCCGTCTGGTCTTCGAGTACAAGGAGTTTCAGAGCAATATCTGGTCGGCGCAAGTGCAGGCGACAGGAACGGTGCGTTTTAAGGAAACGCTGGCCCCATCAACTCGCTGGGACCTTGCCGCGGCGGCAGCATCCGACGGCAGGGTGGCGTTTGCCTCAACGCGTTCGGGGTATCCGGCCTTATGGACCTACAGTCCTGTCTCGGGGCGGACGCAGCGGCTGACCGACCCCTCGGTGCTTCCGGGACGACCGTCCTGGAGTCCTGATGGAGAGCGGTTGGTCTTCTCCGACCGCTCCACGGGCCAGGCGGAGCTGTTGCAGGTCTCTTCCGCGGGAGGCGTCCCCGTGCGCCTCACCGACAGTCCCCACAACGAAATCGCGCCGTCCTATTCCAGCGACGGGCGGCGCATCTACTTCGGATCGGACCAGGGCGGCCAGTGGCAACTGCGGGTGATTGACCGCCAGCGGAGAGAGGATGGCGCGGTGGCGGCTTCGGGCGGAGCCATCCGGGGAATCGAGTCGCCCGACGGCAAGTTTCTCTACTTTGCCCGCCACAGCCGTCCGGGATTGTGGCGCAAGCCGTTGCCCGAGGGCCCCGAAACCCTGCTTACCGCCGGCCCCGCCGCGGGAGCCTGGATGGAATGGACCCTTGGGCCTGGAGTCCTCTACTACCTGGAGCACACGCCGACCGGCTCTTACCTGCACAGCCATAGGCTGGGTGACGGTGCCCAGCGCGTGGCCATTCCCGGGCGGCTCTACCAGGGAGGCGGCATGGCACTTACGCCGGCGGGCGACTTTCTTCTCACCCGCTTGGACCGCAGTGAGAGCGACATTCTCATGGCCGAGTGGCGGTGA
- a CDS encoding DUF885 domain-containing protein: MKRILVLSAFMVAMAACGGAPEDPGRELHAIFDETWDFQMKENPLFATSTGNHRYDDRLPNASAEAEERRAEYWTGILERLDAIDRAALSAQDQIHYDIFRQQTENRIESVRFKDYLIPVNADSGFHIGFARLPDRVPLNNGDDYRNYIARLRAFPEYMDQHIELMRQGLSIGFTQPRAVLDGYELSIESHVVDDPAESVFFKPFRDFPTAVGEDQRAELEEQGKAAIREAVVPAYASFLDFFLNEYRPGARDTLGASELPDGEEYYAFLIRRFTTLDLSAEEIHQTGLDEVARIRSEMEQIIGDVGFEGDFAEFLAFLRTDPRFYPETAEELLKEASYIAKRMDAQLPRLFKTLPRLPYGVAPVPEEIAPKYTAGRYVGAPVGSTRPGYYWVNTYALDSRTLYTLEALTLHEAVPGHHLQNALRQELEDLPNFRRFGGFSAFGEGWGLYSEWLGLEAGFYTDPYSNFGRLTYEMWRACRLVVDTGLHAMGWTRQQALDYLASNTALSLHEIGTETDRYISWPGQALAYKIGELKIKEVRRKAEAELGERFDLRTFHDAILLNGSIPLPVLEKQIDAYIESRRKAEP; the protein is encoded by the coding sequence ATGAAGCGGATTCTTGTTTTATCGGCATTCATGGTTGCGATGGCCGCCTGTGGCGGGGCTCCCGAGGATCCTGGCCGAGAATTGCACGCCATTTTCGACGAAACCTGGGATTTTCAGATGAAGGAGAATCCGCTCTTCGCCACTTCCACCGGCAATCACCGCTACGATGACCGCTTGCCGAACGCCTCGGCTGAGGCCGAAGAGCGCCGCGCCGAGTACTGGACGGGGATCCTGGAGCGGCTCGACGCCATCGACCGCGCCGCGCTCTCGGCCCAGGACCAGATCCACTACGACATCTTCCGCCAGCAGACCGAAAACCGCATCGAAAGCGTCCGCTTCAAGGACTATCTCATCCCCGTCAACGCCGACAGCGGCTTTCACATCGGATTCGCCCGCCTGCCCGACCGCGTGCCGCTCAACAACGGCGACGACTACCGCAACTACATCGCCCGTCTGCGCGCCTTTCCCGAGTACATGGATCAGCACATCGAACTGATGCGCCAAGGCCTCTCCATCGGCTTCACCCAACCGCGGGCGGTACTGGACGGATACGAGCTGTCCATCGAGTCCCACGTGGTGGACGACCCCGCCGAAAGCGTCTTTTTCAAGCCTTTCCGCGACTTTCCCACGGCCGTGGGCGAAGACCAGAGAGCGGAATTGGAAGAGCAAGGGAAGGCGGCCATCCGGGAGGCGGTGGTGCCGGCCTATGCCAGCTTTCTCGATTTCTTCCTCAACGAGTATCGTCCAGGAGCGCGCGATACCCTCGGGGCCTCGGAGTTGCCCGATGGCGAAGAGTACTACGCCTTCCTCATCCGCCGCTTCACCACCCTCGACCTGAGCGCGGAGGAGATCCACCAGACCGGGCTGGATGAAGTGGCGCGCATCCGCTCCGAGATGGAACAGATCATCGGGGATGTGGGATTCGAAGGCGACTTCGCCGAATTTCTCGCCTTCCTGCGGACCGATCCCCGCTTCTACCCCGAGACGGCCGAAGAACTGCTCAAAGAGGCCAGCTACATCGCCAAACGCATGGACGCCCAGCTCCCCAGGCTCTTCAAGACCCTTCCCCGCCTGCCCTACGGCGTGGCGCCGGTCCCCGAGGAGATCGCCCCCAAGTACACCGCCGGACGCTATGTAGGCGCCCCCGTCGGCAGCACGCGTCCGGGATATTACTGGGTCAACACCTACGCCCTGGACAGCCGCACCCTCTACACCCTGGAGGCCCTCACCCTGCACGAGGCCGTGCCCGGACACCACCTCCAGAACGCCTTGCGCCAGGAACTCGAAGACCTGCCCAACTTCCGCCGCTTCGGAGGTTTTTCAGCCTTCGGCGAGGGCTGGGGACTTTACAGCGAATGGTTGGGACTGGAAGCCGGTTTCTACACCGATCCCTACAGCAACTTCGGACGCCTTACCTACGAGATGTGGCGGGCCTGCCGCCTGGTGGTCGACACCGGACTGCACGCCATGGGTTGGACGCGCCAGCAGGCTCTCGACTACCTGGCCTCCAACACCGCCCTCTCGCTGCACGAGATCGGCACCGAAACCGACCGCTACATTTCCTGGCCCGGCCAGGCCTTGGCCTACAAGATCGGCGAACTCAAGATCAAGGAAGTGAGGCGAAAGGCCGAGGCCGAGCTGGGAGAGCGGTTCGATCTGCGGACCTTCCACGACGCCATCCTGCTCAACGGCTCCATCCCTCTCCCGGTGCTGGAAAAGCAGATCGACGCCTACATCGAATCCCGCCGAAAGGCAGAACCTTAG
- a CDS encoding HXXEE domain-containing protein yields MLLAPAAVYLVLFLAVVITALRPPRSLGAAERLGLVELFLLGVACQCLHMLEEFLTGLHLVYPPLFGLAPLSGEFFVTFNVAAIALWVLAAAGILRGMSAAYFPVWFLALACCLNLVFHPLLSLYTGGYFPGLLTSPLVGLMGILITRRLFQLTDPAHDRTFAEP; encoded by the coding sequence ATGTTGTTGGCCCCGGCAGCGGTCTATCTGGTGCTGTTCCTGGCTGTTGTCATTACGGCGCTGCGTCCCCCTCGCTCCCTGGGTGCCGCCGAGCGTCTCGGGTTGGTCGAGTTATTCCTGCTCGGGGTTGCCTGCCAATGTCTGCACATGCTCGAGGAGTTCCTGACCGGACTGCACCTCGTCTATCCCCCTTTATTCGGGCTGGCGCCCTTGTCGGGAGAGTTCTTCGTGACCTTCAACGTTGCCGCCATTGCCCTCTGGGTGCTCGCCGCCGCGGGAATTCTGCGGGGGATGAGCGCCGCCTATTTCCCCGTCTGGTTCCTGGCCTTAGCCTGCTGCCTGAACCTGGTCTTCCACCCGCTCTTGTCCCTCTATACAGGCGGCTATTTCCCCGGCCTCCTCACCTCTCCGCTGGTTGGCCTGATGGGTATCCTCATCACCAGGAGGCTGTTTCAGTTAACCGATCCAGCTCACGACAGGACGTTCGCCGAGCCATGA
- a CDS encoding isoprenylcysteine carboxylmethyltransferase family protein: MKRIAVFIYGVISYAIFFATFCYAYGWVGNILVPRSIDSAPETSLGAALLVNLALLTVFAVQHSVMARPAFKKVLTRYIPKPAERSTYVLFSSLAMIAMFYFWRPMGITIWQVEDTVGQGILYGLFTFGFLLVLVSTFLINHFDLFGLRQVWLYLRKKEYTRLRFTMPGPYKMVRHPLYVGWLFAFWATPHMTLAHLVFALATTAYILVAIQLEERDLIAEHGDNYAAYRRSVPMLVPSFSRRGKAQGRSEAAA, from the coding sequence ATGAAACGCATCGCAGTTTTTATCTACGGCGTCATCAGCTACGCCATCTTCTTCGCAACTTTTTGCTACGCCTACGGATGGGTGGGCAACATCCTGGTGCCCCGCTCCATCGACTCGGCTCCCGAGACTTCGCTGGGCGCGGCCCTGCTGGTCAACCTGGCGCTGCTCACCGTCTTTGCCGTGCAGCACAGCGTCATGGCGCGTCCGGCCTTCAAGAAGGTGCTCACGCGCTACATCCCCAAGCCGGCTGAACGCAGCACCTATGTGCTCTTTTCCAGCCTGGCCATGATCGCCATGTTCTACTTCTGGCGTCCCATGGGCATCACCATCTGGCAGGTCGAAGACACCGTTGGACAAGGCATCCTTTACGGACTGTTCACCTTCGGATTTCTGCTGGTCCTGGTCAGCACCTTCTTGATCAACCACTTCGACCTCTTCGGGCTGCGCCAGGTCTGGCTCTATCTGCGCAAGAAAGAGTACACCCGCCTGCGCTTCACCATGCCCGGACCTTACAAGATGGTGCGGCACCCGCTCTATGTGGGATGGCTGTTCGCCTTCTGGGCCACTCCCCACATGACCCTGGCCCACCTGGTGTTCGCCTTGGCCACGACGGCCTACATCCTGGTGGCCATTCAGTTGGAGGAACGCGACCTGATCGCGGAGCACGGGGACAACTATGCGGCTTACCGCCGCAGCGTCCCCATGCTGGTCCCCTCTTTCTCGCGCCGCGGCAAGGCCCAGGGCCGATCCGAAGCTGCCGCTTGA
- a CDS encoding serine hydrolase domain-containing protein — MFTLKTLRPYLLLSLVLLSRMAAASPPWTAQEAEEEALAIAREVLQQNRLPGLAVTVLRQGEPVFSQGLGYADLELKVKATPHTLFRIGSLSKLITVAALARLQEQGLIEWDDTPQKFVHFPDKGHPITLRQLASHTSGIRHYIAGDPRGCGPITGPDGQLRLQGWDTLQDALPLFAESDLVLEPGSGYQYSTFAYTLLGAVMEKVAQKPFLEVISEQVFAPLKMEHSTTDRNIPLIENRSDFYVIHPQSGQVGNAPCNDSSYKWPGGGLLSSSSELAAFAAAHLEPGFLRAETLQSVFAPQPNAADRDYRVGLGWRIGQDEQGRTIYHHGGAIMGGRAFLLAYPEEQVVVVMLANTFARFGRPEALRLAALYLP, encoded by the coding sequence ATGTTTACCCTGAAGACTCTTCGCCCTTACCTCTTGCTCAGCCTGGTTCTGCTTTCCAGAATGGCGGCCGCCTCTCCTCCCTGGACGGCCCAGGAAGCCGAAGAGGAGGCCCTGGCCATCGCCCGGGAAGTCCTGCAGCAGAACCGGCTGCCGGGCCTGGCGGTCACCGTTCTCCGCCAGGGCGAGCCGGTCTTCTCTCAGGGGCTGGGCTATGCCGACCTGGAACTGAAGGTGAAGGCGACTCCCCACACGCTCTTCCGTATCGGGTCGCTCTCCAAACTGATCACGGTGGCGGCCCTGGCCCGCCTTCAAGAGCAAGGGCTCATCGAGTGGGACGACACGCCCCAGAAGTTCGTTCACTTTCCCGACAAGGGACATCCCATCACGCTGCGTCAGTTGGCTTCGCACACCTCCGGCATCCGCCACTACATAGCCGGAGATCCTCGAGGCTGCGGACCCATCACCGGACCCGACGGCCAACTCCGCCTGCAAGGCTGGGACACCCTGCAAGATGCCCTGCCCCTTTTCGCCGAAAGCGACCTGGTTTTGGAACCTGGCAGCGGATATCAATACTCGACCTTCGCCTACACGCTGCTGGGCGCCGTGATGGAGAAGGTTGCCCAGAAGCCGTTTCTGGAGGTGATTTCAGAGCAGGTCTTCGCACCCCTGAAGATGGAACACAGCACCACTGACCGCAACATTCCGCTCATCGAGAACCGCAGCGACTTTTACGTCATTCATCCTCAAAGCGGTCAGGTCGGCAACGCTCCCTGCAACGACAGCAGCTACAAGTGGCCCGGGGGCGGGTTGCTCTCGTCCAGCAGCGAGTTGGCGGCCTTTGCCGCCGCCCATCTCGAACCCGGCTTCCTCAGGGCAGAAACCCTGCAATCCGTCTTCGCCCCTCAGCCCAATGCCGCCGACCGCGACTACCGGGTAGGACTGGGATGGCGCATCGGCCAGGACGAGCAGGGACGCACCATCTACCACCACGGCGGCGCCATCATGGGCGGACGCGCCTTCCTGTTGGCCTACCCCGAGGAGCAGGTGGTGGTCGTGATGCTGGCCAACACCTTCGCCCGTTTCGGCCGCCCGGAAGCCCTGCGCCTGGCCGCCCTCTACCTCCCCTAA
- a CDS encoding amidohydrolase family protein yields the protein MKRAMVLLLCVALLATPGCQSPPQPGDSPQSQPLALVGGTIYPSPTAAPIADGVVLVEGPRISNLGTRDSVAIPADAEVIDCSGMFVVAGFQNSHVHFTEDKWQDVASQAAEQLSSKLEEMLLRYGFTTVVDTGSALDATLALRSRIEAGQVTGPRILTAGTPIYPVDGIPYYLRESLPPQVLPFLHTPETPQEAAQVVQRQLSQDADLVKLFTGSWVERGRVLPMSTEIARAAAEEAHRQGKLVFSHPSDQAGVEVALQAGVDVLAHAPSDLRGWDESDSHRLQASAVAMVPTLKLFGGQSNIARIQQIVGDFADGGGQVLFGTDVGYLTDYSPGDEYRLMSGAGLDWRDILASLTTAPAGRFRESSRRGRLAPQMDADIVVLSSDPAVDPAALADVRYTVRGGRIVFK from the coding sequence ATGAAGAGAGCTATGGTTCTGCTGTTGTGTGTGGCCTTGCTCGCCACTCCGGGCTGTCAATCGCCGCCCCAGCCCGGCGACTCTCCTCAGTCCCAACCGCTGGCGCTGGTGGGGGGAACAATTTATCCTTCGCCAACCGCGGCTCCAATTGCTGACGGCGTCGTGCTTGTCGAGGGCCCCAGGATCTCCAACCTGGGGACGCGCGACTCGGTCGCCATCCCTGCCGACGCGGAGGTGATCGACTGCAGCGGGATGTTTGTCGTCGCCGGATTCCAGAACAGTCACGTCCATTTCACCGAAGACAAGTGGCAGGACGTAGCTTCACAGGCTGCTGAGCAACTCTCCTCCAAGCTTGAGGAGATGCTGTTGCGTTACGGATTCACCACCGTCGTCGATACGGGTTCGGCGCTGGACGCCACGCTGGCTCTGCGCAGCCGCATCGAAGCCGGCCAAGTGACGGGTCCCCGGATACTCACGGCGGGCACGCCCATCTATCCAGTGGACGGAATACCCTACTACCTGCGCGAGTCGTTGCCGCCACAGGTCCTGCCCTTCCTCCACACGCCCGAGACACCTCAGGAAGCCGCTCAGGTCGTGCAACGCCAACTGTCGCAGGACGCCGACCTGGTCAAGCTCTTCACTGGTTCCTGGGTCGAGCGCGGCCGCGTCCTGCCCATGTCCACGGAGATCGCCCGAGCCGCTGCCGAGGAAGCCCATCGGCAAGGCAAGCTGGTGTTTTCCCATCCATCCGATCAAGCCGGAGTGGAGGTGGCTCTACAAGCCGGTGTCGACGTGCTGGCTCACGCTCCCAGCGATCTGCGCGGCTGGGACGAGTCTGATAGCCACCGCCTCCAGGCTTCCGCCGTGGCCATGGTCCCCACCCTCAAGCTCTTCGGCGGCCAGTCTAATATCGCCCGCATCCAACAGATCGTCGGCGACTTCGCCGATGGCGGCGGACAGGTGCTTTTCGGCACCGACGTGGGATACTTGACCGACTACTCCCCCGGTGACGAGTATCGACTTATGTCCGGCGCCGGACTCGACTGGCGTGACATCTTGGCCTCTCTGACGACGGCTCCGGCCGGGCGCTTTCGCGAGTCTTCCCGCCGAGGACGCCTGGCCCCCCAGATGGACGCCGACATCGTCGTCCTCTCCTCCGATCCCGCCGTCGACCCCGCAGCCTTGGCCGACGTCCGCTACACCGTGCGCGGCGGCAGAATCGTTTTCAAGTAA
- a CDS encoding ABC transporter permease yields MKSLGQDIRYALAHFVKAPMFTLLAVLSLALGIGANTAIFSVIHAVLLKPLAYPEPDRLVRVWETFQHSGGTGRGSVSVPNLFDWRQQNSVFQQIAAYSNTTYALSGGERPQLVPGARVEPEMAQVVQVDPLKGRFFQSGENQAGKDQVVLLSYGLWERRFGSDPDIVGQSLSLDGVAHEIIGVMPATFQMPPRSDSELWTPLTYSEGQLNARGSHWLSVLARLKSEVTLERSQSEMSAIAARLAQAYPAAQDKRDVIVGSLHGSLTDSRREALWTLWAAVSIVLLIGCANVANLLLARAVGRRRELAVRAALGAGRARLARQLLTETFLLALGGGASGMVLSVVAVRVLSSLPGTSIPQGQVVGVNPAVLAFCLAASLLTALLAGLFPALRASRFDVGEALKERSSTDSAGSSRDWLRGGLVVAEVALAVVVLIGAGLLLKSYSRLLEVDSGIDVQRVLTLSVPLAGPRYDEAEELIAFYRRLENELPALPGVEAAGMINLLPLQNWGWNGNIVIEGMPEVPPSQQPLAETRTIAGDYFQTMGIPLLSGRMVGFGENEQRKVLMVNQAFAERFLEGQDPIGKRIAWDYPESDDGWMTIVGVVGDVRGAGLHRRPLAEMYFPFAQSVRRNMSLVLRTSLPPAGLAESVRRKVAEIDPEQPVYRVKVMEEVVDDSVAGRRFNTLLMGVFAAVALSLALGGVYGVLSYAIRRRTYELAVRMALGARRADVYRLVARGSLILAAVGIVIGVGAALWLTRFMESQLYSVRSDDPLTIVWVCLLLLTVAVAASLIPARRATRVDPLTALRSE; encoded by the coding sequence ATGAAGAGCTTGGGACAGGATATCCGCTACGCGCTGGCGCACTTCGTCAAAGCCCCCATGTTCACGCTTTTGGCGGTGCTGTCTCTGGCATTAGGCATCGGTGCCAACACGGCCATCTTCAGCGTCATTCACGCGGTGTTGCTGAAACCCCTGGCCTATCCTGAACCCGACCGCCTGGTGCGGGTGTGGGAGACATTTCAGCATTCCGGCGGCACCGGACGCGGCTCCGTATCGGTTCCCAACCTCTTTGATTGGCGGCAGCAGAACTCGGTCTTCCAGCAGATTGCAGCCTATTCCAACACCACCTATGCCCTCAGCGGAGGCGAGCGTCCTCAGTTGGTGCCCGGGGCGCGGGTCGAGCCCGAGATGGCTCAGGTCGTGCAAGTCGATCCTCTCAAGGGTCGCTTCTTCCAGTCCGGCGAAAACCAGGCCGGCAAAGACCAGGTGGTGCTGCTCAGCTACGGCCTGTGGGAACGCCGCTTCGGATCCGATCCCGACATCGTGGGCCAGAGCCTCTCGCTGGACGGTGTCGCCCACGAGATCATCGGCGTCATGCCGGCCACTTTCCAGATGCCGCCACGTTCCGATTCCGAACTGTGGACGCCTCTCACCTACAGCGAAGGCCAACTCAACGCCCGCGGCAGCCATTGGCTGTCGGTGCTGGCCCGCCTCAAATCGGAGGTGACCCTGGAGCGTTCGCAAAGCGAGATGAGCGCCATTGCCGCCCGGTTGGCCCAGGCCTACCCGGCGGCCCAGGACAAGCGCGATGTCATCGTGGGCTCCCTGCACGGCTCGCTCACCGATTCGCGCCGCGAAGCGCTGTGGACGCTGTGGGCCGCGGTTTCCATCGTACTACTCATCGGATGCGCCAACGTGGCTAATCTCCTGCTGGCCAGAGCCGTGGGCCGCCGCCGCGAACTGGCCGTGCGGGCCGCGCTGGGTGCCGGCCGGGCCCGGCTGGCCCGCCAGTTGCTCACCGAAACCTTTTTGCTGGCGCTGGGCGGAGGCGCATCCGGAATGGTGCTCAGCGTGGTGGCCGTACGGGTGCTTTCTTCGCTGCCCGGCACCAGCATTCCCCAGGGTCAGGTGGTGGGCGTGAATCCGGCGGTGCTGGCCTTCTGCCTCGCAGCCTCCCTGCTGACGGCTCTTCTAGCCGGCCTCTTTCCGGCCCTGCGCGCCTCCCGCTTCGACGTCGGAGAAGCGCTCAAGGAACGGAGTTCCACCGACTCGGCGGGGTCTTCCCGCGATTGGCTGCGCGGCGGACTGGTGGTGGCCGAGGTGGCGCTGGCCGTGGTGGTGCTGATCGGCGCCGGACTGCTCCTCAAGAGCTACTCCCGGCTGCTCGAAGTGGACTCCGGCATCGACGTGCAACGGGTGCTGACCCTGAGCGTGCCCCTGGCTGGACCCCGCTACGACGAAGCCGAGGAACTGATCGCCTTTTACCGCCGCCTCGAGAACGAGTTGCCCGCCCTGCCAGGGGTCGAGGCGGCCGGCATGATCAACCTGCTGCCCCTGCAGAACTGGGGATGGAACGGCAATATCGTCATCGAAGGCATGCCTGAGGTGCCTCCCAGCCAGCAGCCGCTGGCTGAGACGCGGACCATCGCGGGCGACTACTTTCAGACCATGGGCATTCCGCTGCTGAGCGGACGGATGGTCGGCTTCGGAGAGAACGAACAGCGCAAGGTGCTGATGGTCAACCAGGCCTTCGCCGAGCGCTTCCTGGAAGGCCAGGACCCGATCGGCAAACGCATCGCCTGGGACTATCCCGAGAGCGACGACGGATGGATGACTATCGTGGGCGTGGTGGGCGACGTGCGCGGGGCCGGGCTGCACCGGCGTCCGCTGGCCGAGATGTATTTCCCCTTCGCCCAGTCCGTCCGCCGCAACATGAGCCTGGTGCTGAGGACCTCTCTGCCTCCGGCCGGATTGGCCGAGAGCGTGCGCCGCAAGGTGGCCGAAATCGATCCCGAGCAGCCCGTCTACCGCGTCAAGGTGATGGAGGAGGTGGTGGACGATTCGGTGGCCGGGCGCCGCTTCAACACTCTGCTCATGGGCGTCTTCGCCGCCGTCGCCCTTTCCCTGGCGCTGGGAGGCGTCTACGGGGTGCTCTCCTACGCCATCCGCCGACGGACCTACGAGCTGGCAGTCCGCATGGCGCTGGGAGCCCGCCGTGCCGACGTCTACCGCTTGGTGGCCAGAGGCAGCCTCATCCTGGCCGCCGTCGGCATCGTCATCGGCGTGGGCGCCGCCTTGTGGTTGACCCGCTTCATGGAAAGCCAGCTCTACAGCGTGCGCTCCGACGATCCTCTTACCATCGTGTGGGTCTGTCTGCTGCTGCTCACGGTAGCTGTTGCGGCCTCCCTGATTCCCGCCCGCCGCGCCACCCGCGTCGACCCCCTCACTGCTTTGCGCAGCGAGTGA
- a CDS encoding gamma-glutamylcyclotransferase family protein, translating to MSEKTIAVFFYGLFMDESLLASKGIRPSSAAIGHLEGYGIRIGSRATLVREHGNRAHGVLMMLQAKDVEALYSDESVADYVSEPVSVVLSDGSPASAICYNLPEQKLEGKNVDYARSLLSLAGELGLPADYVEQIRAQAT from the coding sequence GTGAGCGAGAAAACGATCGCGGTATTCTTTTACGGGCTCTTCATGGACGAGTCGCTGCTGGCTTCGAAGGGAATCCGTCCGTCGAGTGCGGCCATCGGACACCTCGAGGGCTATGGAATTCGGATCGGCAGCCGCGCGACGTTGGTGCGGGAGCACGGAAACAGAGCTCATGGTGTGCTCATGATGCTGCAAGCCAAGGATGTGGAAGCGCTCTACTCTGATGAGAGCGTGGCCGACTATGTCTCAGAACCGGTTTCCGTCGTCCTCTCGGATGGATCTCCGGCATCCGCAATCTGTTACAACCTTCCCGAGCAAAAGCTGGAAGGTAAGAACGTCGACTATGCACGTTCGCTGCTGTCGCTGGCAGGTGAGCTGGGTCTGCCCGCTGATTACGTCGAGCAGATCAGAGCGCAGGCGACCTGA